The window CGTAGACCGGGTAAACGGGGCTGGTGGCGAAGACCAAGAAGGCGGCGATGACGGTGGGCAACACCGATTGCACGAAGAGATAGGCCAGCTGGAACGGATAGGACAGGCGCGGCAGCTCGGGCACCGTGCTGAGCACCGGCCACCACATGAGCATGGAGCTGAGCACCAGCCCCAGGTGAGTCAGGAAGTGGAAGCCCCCGTTGGTGACCGCCAGCTCTATCACCGGCGGCAGGTGGGTGAGGGTCTGGAAGACGGTGAAGACCAGAAAGGCCGAGGCCGGGTGCGTGACTGCGCGTGCCGCCCGTAGCACGGCCCGAGAGCGCAGCGGTATCTGCCACAGCCAGGTGGGGATGCCCACCACCAGCAGCGGCGCTGCCACCATGCTGAACAGGAAGTGCTGGAACATGTGGGCCGACAGCAGGAATTCCTCTCCCAGCGGGTGGATGGGCGTGCCAGCGCCGGCGTAGATGGCCAGCACCCCCAGGACAAAG is drawn from Dehalococcoidia bacterium and contains these coding sequences:
- a CDS encoding cytochrome c oxidase assembly protein; its protein translation is MPFLHFGLEQRWWLDWYPPDALALCIGLLGLYYLALRYLRPPDALRVRRSTVLAFVLGVLAIYAGAGTPIHPLGEEFLLSAHMFQHFLFSMVAAPLLVVGIPTWLWQIPLRSRAVLRAARAVTHPASAFLVFTVFQTLTHLPPVIELAVTNGGFHFLTHLGLVLSSMLMWWPVLSTVPELPRLSYPFQLAYLFVQSVLPTVIAAFLVFATSPVYPVYARMPRLVYSITPVVDQQLAAAIMKILGSLVLWGFAAWAFYQWFAEHERRARGPSWEEVEEELERLGLSRRDQG